The following is a genomic window from Paenibacillus sp. FSL R5-0766.
GTTTGAGGTACACCAGACCTTCGATAAGCCCTTCCGGGGCTTCATACGTAGCGGAGGCTTCCCCTCCGGTAAATGAGTAAAACAGGCTTGCGACAGGAGCACGCCAGTCGATGACGAGCGGATGCTCTCCCACCTCTTCGCGGTCTACGCCGATTTTGCCAATATACAGCGGTTTCCGTGCACCACTGCCCTGTTCTTCAAAATCCAAGCGTCCGAAATAGGGTTGCTGCGCGCTCTTGGACAAGGCGGTGCGGCGCTCTTCGCGTCCAGCTTCCAGCACTTGTTCTGTGAAGTCGTGGCCGGTATACACCGGAATGTTCTGCAGTCGTTCCAGCTGACTATCCACTTCTTCCATCGTTCGCTCTAACCTGTACTCTTCTTCTTGATAGGCACTTTGAAAGCTGTCTGACATGTTTCAGTTACCTCCTAAGAATATGTTTTGCTCTGCATCGCCAATCACTGACGACGCAAAAGGATACCCACTATATCATATTGATGTGTAAAAAGCTACAGCAACCTGGTGATCTCATAAAAAAAAACCGTTGCTCACGCTCGTACTGAACGAATGAACAACGGTCTTAAGTTGAACTATATTTGAATCTTAGCTTTTGAAATAGTAATCAATTTGGTTCTAATTTCAATCTTGTCCTTCCTGTGCCACAAACTGCTTCTGTGCTAACTCACGATATACCGTATGGTTGCTGATCAATTCCGCATGAGTTCCTGTTCCGGTAACATGTCCATGCTCCAATACAACAATCTGATCGGAATCCACCACAGTGGACAATCGGTGCGCGATCACGATCGTAGTTCTGCCTTCCATCAGGTTGGATAAAGCCCGTTGTACTTCATACTCTGAGGTACTGTCCAAACTGGATGTCGCTTCATCCAACATAAGAATATCCGGACTGCGCAGTAAGGCACGAGCAATAGCAATCCGCTGACGTTGGCCCCCGGATAACTTGATTCCCCTCTCGCCCACTTCCGTGTCATAGCCCTGTGGCAACTTGTCGATAAAGTCGGAAGAATAGGCCATCTCAGCAGCTCGTCGGATCTCATCCATCGTGACCTCACGGTTTAATCCGTAGGTCATATTATCTCGGATTGAACCCGCCATGAGGGGACTTTCCTGAGACACATACCCAATCTTGCTGCGCCAGGAGGCCAAAGAATAATCTGTTATGGCTTGTCCCCCATATGAAATATGGCCTGAATCGGGCATATAAAACTGCTCCATCAAAGAGAACAGTGTTGATTTGCCGCTACCGCTTGGACCGACAATGGCTGTCACTTTTTGTGTAGGTACCGTCAAATTGATTCCGTGCAACACTTCCTCACCTGTAACATAGGAAAAATGTACATCCTGGAATGCAATCGTCTCATTTCCTTTTGGCGCTACCTTAGTGCTGTCATGTGGCTCTTCCTCATCAGCAAGGATCGCTTGTATGCGCTCTGTTGCACCTACGACTTTTTGCAAACGAGAGTATAACGTCGTGAATTGTCCCATTGGCATAATGACCTGGAACAACAGTAAAATGAACGCAACCAGTTCACCAGGCGACAACAGTCCAGACGCTACGCGCATTCCCCCCACACCCAGAATAACGACTAGAACGGCAGTCATGACAAATGTAAACAAAGGACCGATCAGAGCAAGAATGCGTGCTTCCTGCAAGCCAAAAGCGAACATTTTACGAATCCGGGAATCCCCTGCTTCCACTTCCTGTTTCTCCGTACCGTAGGCTTTGACTAATCGGATTTCGCCAATAACCTGACTGAGGACGGATGTAAGACCTGCCATTTCGTCCTGTTGTTTCTTGGAGATCTTGTACATCTTCTTACCCACAGGCAGAAGAATCAGCAGCGTAAGTGGGACCAGACTCAGAATAATGAGTGACATCACCCAATCCAAGTAGAACAGTAATGCCACACCACCCACAACGGCAACAATGTTGGATACAAAAGACACCAAATAATCTGCGATCAACGTCATGATCTGGCTTGTATCATTCGTAATCCGGCTCATCGTATCGCCTGTCCGATTGCGATCGAAATATGGCATTCGCAGCGACAAGACCTTGTTCCACAGCTTGGTGCGAAGCGTCGCGACCACGCGTTGTCCGGCGTAATTCAACATATAAATGCTGATACCCGAGGCAATCGCTTGAATCACAAATGCCCCCAGCAACAATAAAATCACAGATTTGTTCAGTGCCGAAGTCGTTAGTCCATCAATCAGACCTTTGGTCATCAATGGCACGATCAGTCCGGCTGTTGTTTGAATCAGGGTTAAGATGAGGGCAAGAATCAAAATCAGTTTTGGCGGATTCGTGGAGGCGATAAGCTTGACGAAATCCTTAAATCCCTTTTTTCCTACCTTCGGTTCATTCTGCCCTATTTGTTGCTGCTCTTCCATTCCCGTTCCTCCCGTTCTCCATCTGCTCACCAGAGATCATACGTATGAAGTTACATGACGTTGCCTTTTGTTGTTTAACACAGCTTTACAAGATACCATGTAACACAAAATTGGCTAAAAAGAGGATGGAAATGCCGTACATGACCACAGGTACCTGTTTACCTTGACCTGCTGCCAGCTTCGCTAATGGATAGGCAATAAATCCAAACGCCATACCATCCACGATGCTATATGTAAATGGAATCATCACCATGATCAGAAATGCCGGGAACGCCTCTGTGAAGTCACCAAAATCCATATCTTTCACACCTTGTACCATCAGGCCACCAATAATGATCAAAATGGGCGCAATTGCACTGTCCGGAATGTAACCCAGCAGTGGGATGAAGAAAAAAGTAGCTCCGAATAACACGGCTGTAACGAGCGGAGTCAAACCTGTGCGACCACCTGCTGCAATTCCGGCTGTAGTCTCGGCTGCGGCAACTGGAGGACTGCTTCCGAATATACCTGCCAGCACGGTGCTAATGGATAGAGCACGCAGACTTCCTTTGAACCGCTCTGGACGACCAATCATCTGTGTCTGAGCCGTAATTAATCCGATATTTTCGAACACCACAATTAGCAGTAGCAAAAATACCGCGATCCAGAACGCAACATCCGCCAGCTTCATCAAAGACAATTCGCCAAACAACCCACCGTATTGACGCAGCGCATCCATTGCTGATACGGACTCACCCGGGTTCACTGCTCCAAGTACATAGGCAAGACCTGTCCCGACTAGAATACTGATGAGAAGTCCACCCTGTACGTTCCGTATAAATAAAATCAAGGCAAGCACCAGCGTAACGCAGGCTGTAATGACATTTGGATCATTGAAATGCCCAATCGCGACAAACGTGGTCTGATGTGCGATAACAATTCCACTTTTTTGCAAACCGATAAATGTCAGAAACAAACCAATCCCGACCGTAATGCCATGCTGCAGATTTTTCGGGATCGCTTCGCTGATCATTTTGTATAGTGACGTAAACGCAACAATGGCAAACAGTATACCTGTAACGGCTACAACGGCCAGCGCTTCTTGCCAGCTTAATTTCATGGAATGTACGAGTGTATACGTAAAAAATGCATTAATTCCCATGCCGGGCACAACGATAATCGGTGATTTTCCGCCAAATGCCATGAGCAAACAGCCTGCAATGGACGTCAGCAGTGTTCCAACCATAGCTGCCTGCAAAGGCATCCCGGCATCGGAAAGAATTGTAGCATTGACCATAACGATATAGACCACGGCAAAATAGGAAATGGCTCCCGCCACAACTTCCTTTTTCCACTGGTCTCCTGGCTCCATGCCAAGACGTCTGGTCATCCATCCGTGTTTCATTTCGTTCTATTCCCCTCTCTCTAATTATAAATTCAACTAAAGAATGTTTACACTTGCCACTCCGATGACAGAATAACCTTTCGATCGCTGTTATCCCCAGATTTTTTGCATTTCCTTCTCCAAGGGGAAAATCCGGTGATAAAGGCGAACGCTTCGCTTCTCCAGCTTTTTTCTGTCCTCTCCGTTCTCGTGTAAAAAGTTAAGTTGAACCTATATGGCCGTAAATTCATTATGTATGTATCATCATTTCGCGCAGCAGTGAATATCATACACGGTTTTGACTTTGAAGTACATGACGTAACTCTGACATTTATCTATGAATACAGTTCGGCTATCATAGACGATTGACGTCCCATCCGCTCCGGTCTTGCGAAGTATGATCACACAAAAAAGCGCAGATGCCTTATCAGCATCCACGCTTCTTCAGTTGGCAACAAGTTACTGCTGCTCGTTCTCTGCAATTTCTAACAAATCCTTAATCGCAACACTGACCATAATCAGTCCAGCTACTGGAGGCACAAATGAGTTACTCGCAGGTGGCTGTTTAGCCTTACGAATTTCCGGAGCATTCTCGGGAACGATTTTTTGTGTTACGTCCTCACGCGGTTTCATCGGCTTTTCAGTCGAGAAGACCACTTTCACGCCTTTTTTAATGCCGTCTTTACGAAGTGTGGTACGCACAACACGGGCAATCGGGTCCATGGTCGTTTTCGAAATATCCGCAACCTGGAATTTCGTTGGATCCATTTTATTCGCCGCACCCATGCTGGAAATCATCGGAATTTTACGTTTCAGGCACTCTTTAATGAGATGGATTTTGTAGATAATCGTGTCGGATGCATCCAGCACATAATCCAGTTCATATTTGAACAATTCCTCATACGTTTCTTCCGTATAAAACATATTCAGGGCAATCGCATCACATTCCGGATTGATCAGCTTCACACGTTCCACCATCAGATCCGCTTTCTTCTGCCCCACTGTCGTGGTCAGCGCATGAATCTGGCGGTTAATGTTGGTGATGTCCACGACGTCTTTATCAATCAGGATGATGCGCCCAACGCCGCTACGGGCAAGAGCTTCTACAGCAATACCACCTACGCCGCCAATACCGAGCACAGCGACTGTACTATTCTTCAGCGTGTCCAGACCTTCAGGTCCGATCGCAAGTTCTGTTCTTGAAAATTGATGGAGCATTGAGAATCGATGCCTCCTTTATTTCTTTTCCGCTACCGGTTTACGAGCTACGCGGATGTGAAGTTGTTCCAATTGAGAGTCATCCACTTCAGAAGGTGCATTCATGAGCAGATCCGTTGCACTTGCCGTTTTCGGGAAGGCAATCGTTTCACGCAGATTCGTGCGGCCTGCTAGCAACATGACGAGACGGTCCAGACCAAAGGCAATACCACCATGCGGTGGAGTTCCATATTCGAATGCTTCCAACAGATAGCCGAATTTCTCATTCGCTACTTCTGTAGAGAGTCCAAGGGCAGCAAACATTTTCTCCTGAACATCACGTTTGTAGATACGCATTGAACCGCCACCTACTTCATAACCATTGAGAACAAGGTCATAGGCTTGAGCGCGGATTGCACCCGGATCAGTGTCGAAGAGATGTACATCTTCATCTTTTGGACGTGTGAACGGATGGTGTTCTGCCACATAACGTTTCGCATCTTCATCATATCCGAGGAGTGGGAAGTCCACAACCCAAGCAAATTTGAATTTGCTGTCATCGATCAATCCAAGTTGACGGCCGATTTTCAGACGCAGTGCGCCAAGAACGTCAGCAACCACTTTTTTGGTGTCTGCGGAGAAGAGCAGCAAGTCGCCATCTTCAGCACCAGTACGTTCTTTGACAGCTTCGATTTCTTCAGGCGTGAAGAACTTCACGATTGGCCCTTTGAACTCGCCGTCTTTCACTTGAATCCAAGCCAGACCTTTCGCACCGTAACGTGCAGCAAATGGTCCGAGATCATCGATCTCTTTACGGCTCCATGTGCCACAGCCTTTAGCGTTCAGCACTTTCACTTCTCCACCTTTTTCGATGACAGAAGCAAATACTTTTACACCACTGTTTGCTACGATATCGTTCATTTCAACCAGTTCCATACCAAAGCGCAGATCTGGTTTGTCTGAACCATATTTACCCATTGCATCTGCATACGTAATCCGTTGGAAAGGTAGTTCCAGCTCAATACCTTTCGTTTCACGCAGCAATTTGGCCATCAGTTCTTCCATCATTGGCAGCAGGTCATCCTGTTGCAAAAAAGAAGTCTCGATGTCGACTTGAGTGAATTCTGGTTGACGGTCTGCACGCAGATCCTCATCCCGGAAACAACGAGCGATCTGATAATAACGCTCAACGCCACCCACCATCAGCAACTGTTTGTAGATTTGTGGGGATTGTGGCAAGGCGAAGAATTCACCTTCATGCACACGGCTCGGTACGAGATAATCACGCGCACCTTCCGGGGAGCTCTTAGTCAGGATCGGTGTTTCCACTTCAACGAACTCTTCTCCATCCAGGTAGTCACGGAACACTTTGGATGCTTTGGAACGCAGTTTTAATGTTTCGAACATTTCCGGACGACGCAGGTCCAGGTAACGATATTTCAAACGAAGGGATTCATCAACTTCAACACCATCTTCAATGAAGAATGGAGGTGTTTTAGCTGCGTTCAGCACTTCGATTTCTGTAATTTGAACTTCAATTTCGCCAGTAGGCAGGTTTTTATTAACTGTTTCAGCATCACGTTTAACAACTTTACCCGTTACAGCGATAACATACTCGCTACGTACGCGATCTGCGATTTGCAGAGCTTCACCGGAGTAAGCTGGGTTAAAGACAACTTGTACAATCCCGCTGCGATCACGCAGGTCGATGAAGAGTACGCCCCCCAAGTCACGACGGGTCTGAACCCAACCGTTCAATGTTACTGTTTCACCGATGTGTGCGGGTGTTAATGCGCCGCAATGATGACTTCTTTTCATAACCAAACTCCTCATTATGTGAATTTCCGTTCTGTATGGGCAGTTAGTGCCTGCTCTTCAACAGTCCGGTTACGTGTAGATCATGTATTCGAAAAGGCATGTTACCTCTGGCTCGCCAACTTCCGCTTAATTGGAAACGTCGGTGAACCTCAATACTTTTGCCGGATCAATTGTTTTACTTGAATGTTTAAGACTTAATGTAACACTTCGTGCTTATTTACCTTCGCGAATTGTCGCTACCAGGTCATCAAGCTTCACGGTTTGTTGCTCACCCGTATCCATCGACTTGAGGGCGATCTCACCACGCTCCAGCTCGTCATCACCAAGGATGGCGGTATAGCGGGATTTGAACCGGTCAGCTGATTTCATCTGTGCTTTCATCTTGCGGCCCAGATAATCGCGTTCACCAGACAGTCCAGACTGACGAAGTTTGAACAACAGACGGTTCACTTCACGATCAGCTGCCTCTCCCAGAGCAACAAAATACACATCCAGTGGAGCCAGCGTAGTAACCTCAATGTTTTGGTGCTCCAGAATCAGTTGAATACGCTCCAGACCAATACCGAAGCCGATGCCGGGCTGATCCGGTCCGCCGATATCTCCAACCAGACCATTGTACCGACCACCGCCGCCAACCGTATCTATTGCTCCAATACCTTGCGCTTTTAATTCAAAAGCAGTCAGTGTGTAATAATCCAAGCCACGTACCAGACGATTATTCACAGCATAATCTACTCCGAAATCATCCAGGTATGCCTGCAGCTTGGCAAAGTGATTCAAAGACTCTTCATCGAGGCTATCCAGTATGGAAGGTGCCCCAACGAATTTGTTCTGGTCAACTTTGCAATCGAGCACACGCAGCGGATTACGCTCCATGCGTGACTGGCAGTCCTTGCACAGGCTGTCTTTCATCGGTCTAAGGAATCCAAGTAACGTCTCACGATATTCTGCACGGCTGGTTGAGTTACCAACGGAGTTGATCTCCACTTTGACATCCTTCAAGCCGAGCTCTACGCACAATTGGTAGCCCAGTGCAACTACTTCGGCATCAATCGCCGGATCCAGCGCACCGATGGCTTCTACACCAAACTGGTGGAACTGACGCTGACGGCCTGCCTGGGGACGCTCGTACCGGAACATCGGACCGATGTAATAGAGCTTGCTCACATCCGGTTCGCCGTAGATTTTATTCTCTACATACGCACGGACAACACCCGCTGTTCCCTCCGGACGAAGAGTCATGCTGCGATTGCCTTTGTCATCAAAGGTATACATTTCTTTCTCAACGATATCGGTAGTCTCTCCTACACCGCGTACAAATAAAGAAGTCTGTTCGAAGATCGGTGTACGAATCTCACGGTAATTAAACCGTCGACACAGATCTCGTGCTTTTTCTTCTACGTACTGCCATTTCTCGACAACTCCAGGCAGTAAGTCCTGCGTTCCAGTCGGTTTTTGAAAAGCCATCTTAATCCCTCCAGCATTGATTTTTTTCTCTAAAAGTTAAAAATTCTACACGTGATCACTGCGCGGGCAGAACAACCTTACAATCGCTGTTATCCCCAGATTTTTTGAATTAATTTTACAATGTGGAAATCCGGTGATAAAGGCGAACGCTTCGCTTTTACAGGTTTTTTCTGCCCTCTCCGTTTTCGTGTATTTCTTTTAAATCAACTTATATAACAAAAAAATCCCTCGCCCTGTCGCTGTATATACAGCAAACAAAGGGACGAGAGATTGTGTAATATACATTCACCCGTGGTACCACCCACATTCCGGAAACCTGACACTTTAGCCGTTCAGGTGATCTCTGTGATTCAGGTTTGCCTAAAGCATTCTGATCAAGCAGATATTCCGCTCTACGTGTAACGCACGTCCTGCGCAGGCCGGCTACTGGTCAACAGATCATCTCTGCTGTGTTCGCCGTCTGTTCTCGGGGAAGTCATTCGTCCGCTCATCAAGAGAATCCTTACAGCCTAGGGATTCCTCTCTGGTCATGTGGGCACGGAGTACTTGGTCCCGTCATCAAATCAGTAATATAGTTCAAAAATCGACTTGTATTGACTATAGTCAACGTATTATTTTCTGATTGTAATGAACCGCAGTGCTAAAGTCAAGGGTTAACACGAAAAGATAGCTCTAAAAAATTTGCTCACACGCTGCACGGGATGGGACGTACACAAAAATCACGGATAATAGAAGCTGGATTCATCATATGAATTCCAACTTCTATTCGCTTCATATTTCTCTATTGTTGCAGCATCCACTTCAACAGATCCGGCGCGCTCGCCCATAAACGGGAATGCATAATGACATATTCAATCGCTTCGTCGGAGTCGCCCATTCCGACAAAGTCAGGGAGGTTATGCGGCAGCCGTTTCAAACCCAACAGGTAATCAGGCACATGTTTGTTCACACCCCGGGCCACACGGTACAGCATTTTGAGCTGGGAGGTGATTCCGTTTTTCTTATACTCCAGAATGATCTTGTCATAGGCAAAGGCTGTTGCGGCGTCATCTCTTCCATAATCCTCCAGCAATTGCTCTGCCTGATCCAATTGGTTACTGTACAAATACACAGCAGCGAGCAGGTAACGTGCTCCGGTATTGTCTTCCGTATTAAGCTCTAGCATATGCTCCAGGATCTGTGCTGCTTCTTTCGTATCTCCACCAAACCAGCAGGATTCGGCATAACTTTTACATATCCGGATATAGGGACGAGTCTCATGAAGCCCCCAGAAGTCCCCTTTGTTCTCCTCAAAGAACAGTTCGCCCAGTTCACGTTTGCCAGCAGCGATTCCTTCCTTGAGGTAAGATCGTGCATCATCCTCACTGTCCGATTCCTCAGCTAGAATAAGATACGCATCAGAGCTGTCAGGATACATCTCCAGCGCTGTTTCCGCCAGATGTACTCTCCGTTTGGAAGAGCTCGCTTCCCTCGCCTTAGACAGCAGAGCCTGTGCTTTGTCTTTCGATGTGCCTGGACCGTTCAGCATCAATAGCTCGTCCGTTTCACCGCCCATGCCGTATTCTTCGATGTAACTATTCATCTCCTTAACCTTCCGGGAGATCGTGCCTGTCGTTACCTCATATTTATCAGCCAGCTCAGCCTTTGAGACATTGAAACCGTACTCCTCGGACAGCAAATACTCAATTGCAGCAGAGAACGAACCTGTCTTCTTCACAGTAGGGCGGGTCTGACGGGAGTAGCCGTTCCATAGCACCAGAGCTTCCAAAATTACCTCTGGCTCGTATTGGTTCCTCATGTTCTCAATAGTCTGCAGGGCCAGCTGTTCGTGAGCCGGGTGCTCCCATTTCAAATCGCTTGCCACCATCTTTTTCAGCTTGGTCAAGGTCAGTTTGCTCTCAGGCTGAATGGAGGCTTCCCGAACCGGTTGCTCCGTTGATATTATCCCCAGTATGGATTCTACAGCAGAGGACTCCTTGTTCAGACAACATTTCTTATATTTTTTCCCACTTCCGCATGGGCATAAATCATTTCTTCCAACCTTACTCAAAACTAATTCCCCCTTAAATCTGTCTCTAACCATTCACCTGAGAACACGTAGCTTTATCACTATAGGTGTCATCTCAAATGAGGCATTCTATATAACTTTCAATTTCCAGCGATCAAGCAGAAACGGCTGCCCCGTACTTATATAAAAAAGGTGGGGCCGTTTCAGCGAGTATATGTTCATCTGGAATATGACGGATCACTCTGGCGATGAGTTCCTCATACTCTCTGTCATAGGATTGGATTCGCCTGAACCCAATCGCTGGAGCTAGATTTACCGTCCAATGTAGCCCAACTATGAAAACAATTCGCTGTAGAATATATAAACCCATCTCTCTATTCTAGCAAAAATTGAATAAAGGGGTAAGCTCTGCCCAAAACATACACATTCTCAGCTCAAAAAAAATAGCCTGCACACGGTGTGCAGGCTCAAAGGATATATAAAAAAAGGGGGTCATGTGTGTTATTATAAGCCCACTATGTTAAAGGCTTATGTAACTAATATTACAGTAATATTACAAAAATGATAGCGCTTTATAATTGTGTTTTTTAATATATTTATAATTGAAAAACCCTTGTACATTACTCGACTCGGTAGTCAAGCAGTGCAAGGGCCTAGAAGTATCTACACGTTAATTCAACTCTTCCACATAGGCATGGTTGGAACGAAGCTTATGGACAATCTCGTCATAATCCTCATCCCTTACTTTGGCAGACAGAACATAATGCAGATCATCATAATCGGCCGAAGACACATCCGCAGCATTCAGCATGTCTCCATCCTCATTCACTCTGTCACGAGTATCCCGTTCTGCATCACGGTCCACATTGGCTACCACAGGGATCACATTTTCGCTGGCTGGAACACCCGGGGCTGCACCTACACCCATAGCTCCGTTGGTACCTACGCCACCTGCTGTATTATAAGGCACCAGTGGCACCATAACACGCGTGTCTCTACCTATCGCACTATCGAGCTGACCTACTTCCAAATGCTCTGTACGGAACGTCTGAAGTGAAGTTCTTGCGCCCTCTGCCTCGTCTTCGGTTCGAAAATACGCCTGAATATGTTTTGTCATGTCAAACCCTCCTTTTTCGGAATGAAATGCAACGTGAAGTTTGTAAACGTCACGACGTAACGTAGTTAAGATACATCCATGTATGTCAGTTGAACTGGGTGAAGTTATATAACTTTTAGCAGTTCACGTACAAACGCTGGCTCATCTTCGGGTGTTCGGGATGTAATATAGTTTCCATCCACAACGGCCTCATGATCCTTGAACTCTGCTCCTGCGTTTACCATGTCATCCTTAAGTGGTGGATAGGATGTAATGGTGCGGCCTTTCAACAGACCGGCACTAGCCAAAATTTGCGGACCATGGCAGATCGCTGCAATTGGTTTCTTCGCACTGTTGATCTCGGTGACAAACTTCAAGATGTGCGCATCCGTTCGCAAATTCTCTGGGGATGATCCACC
Proteins encoded in this region:
- a CDS encoding ABC transporter ATP-binding protein gives rise to the protein MEEQQQIGQNEPKVGKKGFKDFVKLIASTNPPKLILILALILTLIQTTAGLIVPLMTKGLIDGLTTSALNKSVILLLLGAFVIQAIASGISIYMLNYAGQRVVATLRTKLWNKVLSLRMPYFDRNRTGDTMSRITNDTSQIMTLIADYLVSFVSNIVAVVGGVALLFYLDWVMSLIILSLVPLTLLILLPVGKKMYKISKKQQDEMAGLTSVLSQVIGEIRLVKAYGTEKQEVEAGDSRIRKMFAFGLQEARILALIGPLFTFVMTAVLVVILGVGGMRVASGLLSPGELVAFILLLFQVIMPMGQFTTLYSRLQKVVGATERIQAILADEEEPHDSTKVAPKGNETIAFQDVHFSYVTGEEVLHGINLTVPTQKVTAIVGPSGSGKSTLFSLMEQFYMPDSGHISYGGQAITDYSLASWRSKIGYVSQESPLMAGSIRDNMTYGLNREVTMDEIRRAAEMAYSSDFIDKLPQGYDTEVGERGIKLSGGQRQRIAIARALLRSPDILMLDEATSSLDSTSEYEVQRALSNLMEGRTTIVIAHRLSTVVDSDQIVVLEHGHVTGTGTHAELISNHTVYRELAQKQFVAQEGQD
- a CDS encoding NCS2 family permease, producing MKHGWMTRRLGMEPGDQWKKEVVAGAISYFAVVYIVMVNATILSDAGMPLQAAMVGTLLTSIAGCLLMAFGGKSPIIVVPGMGINAFFTYTLVHSMKLSWQEALAVVAVTGILFAIVAFTSLYKMISEAIPKNLQHGITVGIGLFLTFIGLQKSGIVIAHQTTFVAIGHFNDPNVITACVTLVLALILFIRNVQGGLLISILVGTGLAYVLGAVNPGESVSAMDALRQYGGLFGELSLMKLADVAFWIAVFLLLLIVVFENIGLITAQTQMIGRPERFKGSLRALSISTVLAGIFGSSPPVAAAETTAGIAAGGRTGLTPLVTAVLFGATFFFIPLLGYIPDSAIAPILIIIGGLMVQGVKDMDFGDFTEAFPAFLIMVMIPFTYSIVDGMAFGFIAYPLAKLAAGQGKQVPVVMYGISILFLANFVLHGIL
- a CDS encoding tRNA threonylcarbamoyladenosine dehydratase gives rise to the protein MLHQFSRTELAIGPEGLDTLKNSTVAVLGIGGVGGIAVEALARSGVGRIILIDKDVVDITNINRQIHALTTTVGQKKADLMVERVKLINPECDAIALNMFYTEETYEELFKYELDYVLDASDTIIYKIHLIKECLKRKIPMISSMGAANKMDPTKFQVADISKTTMDPIARVVRTTLRKDGIKKGVKVVFSTEKPMKPREDVTQKIVPENAPEIRKAKQPPASNSFVPPVAGLIMVSVAIKDLLEIAENEQQ
- the aspS gene encoding aspartate--tRNA ligase: MKRSHHCGALTPAHIGETVTLNGWVQTRRDLGGVLFIDLRDRSGIVQVVFNPAYSGEALQIADRVRSEYVIAVTGKVVKRDAETVNKNLPTGEIEVQITEIEVLNAAKTPPFFIEDGVEVDESLRLKYRYLDLRRPEMFETLKLRSKASKVFRDYLDGEEFVEVETPILTKSSPEGARDYLVPSRVHEGEFFALPQSPQIYKQLLMVGGVERYYQIARCFRDEDLRADRQPEFTQVDIETSFLQQDDLLPMMEELMAKLLRETKGIELELPFQRITYADAMGKYGSDKPDLRFGMELVEMNDIVANSGVKVFASVIEKGGEVKVLNAKGCGTWSRKEIDDLGPFAARYGAKGLAWIQVKDGEFKGPIVKFFTPEEIEAVKERTGAEDGDLLLFSADTKKVVADVLGALRLKIGRQLGLIDDSKFKFAWVVDFPLLGYDEDAKRYVAEHHPFTRPKDEDVHLFDTDPGAIRAQAYDLVLNGYEVGGGSMRIYKRDVQEKMFAALGLSTEVANEKFGYLLEAFEYGTPPHGGIAFGLDRLVMLLAGRTNLRETIAFPKTASATDLLMNAPSEVDDSQLEQLHIRVARKPVAEKK
- the hisS gene encoding histidine--tRNA ligase, whose translation is MAFQKPTGTQDLLPGVVEKWQYVEEKARDLCRRFNYREIRTPIFEQTSLFVRGVGETTDIVEKEMYTFDDKGNRSMTLRPEGTAGVVRAYVENKIYGEPDVSKLYYIGPMFRYERPQAGRQRQFHQFGVEAIGALDPAIDAEVVALGYQLCVELGLKDVKVEINSVGNSTSRAEYRETLLGFLRPMKDSLCKDCQSRMERNPLRVLDCKVDQNKFVGAPSILDSLDEESLNHFAKLQAYLDDFGVDYAVNNRLVRGLDYYTLTAFELKAQGIGAIDTVGGGGRYNGLVGDIGGPDQPGIGFGIGLERIQLILEHQNIEVTTLAPLDVYFVALGEAADREVNRLLFKLRQSGLSGERDYLGRKMKAQMKSADRFKSRYTAILGDDELERGEIALKSMDTGEQQTVKLDDLVATIREGK
- a CDS encoding SEC-C metal-binding domain-containing protein; this translates as MSKVGRNDLCPCGSGKKYKKCCLNKESSAVESILGIISTEQPVREASIQPESKLTLTKLKKMVASDLKWEHPAHEQLALQTIENMRNQYEPEVILEALVLWNGYSRQTRPTVKKTGSFSAAIEYLLSEEYGFNVSKAELADKYEVTTGTISRKVKEMNSYIEEYGMGGETDELLMLNGPGTSKDKAQALLSKAREASSSKRRVHLAETALEMYPDSSDAYLILAEESDSEDDARSYLKEGIAAGKRELGELFFEENKGDFWGLHETRPYIRICKSYAESCWFGGDTKEAAQILEHMLELNTEDNTGARYLLAAVYLYSNQLDQAEQLLEDYGRDDAATAFAYDKIILEYKKNGITSQLKMLYRVARGVNKHVPDYLLGLKRLPHNLPDFVGMGDSDEAIEYVIMHSRLWASAPDLLKWMLQQ
- a CDS encoding type 1 glutamine amidotransferase domain-containing protein — encoded protein: MSKVAFLLANEFEDSEMQVPYDEVKKAGHEVEIIGLKAGETLKGKGGKASYTTDKAIGDASASDYDAVVIPGGSSPENLRTDAHILKFVTEINSAKKPIAAICHGPQILASAGLLKGRTITSYPPLKDDMVNAGAEFKDHEAVVDGNYITSRTPEDEPAFVRELLKVI